In Sebastes umbrosus isolate fSebUmb1 chromosome 7, fSebUmb1.pri, whole genome shotgun sequence, the sequence TTTTAAAGAACCTCAATGGATCCACCTGTTTTGAATATCCCCATCATCCTCCCCGTCCACTTCATGATAAAATGGTAATGGCTTATTTTCAGTCTGTGTTAGTGTTCACCATGCTGGCAGTCAACATCGTGTGCACCACTTTGGTGTCTTGGACTCTACGCAGACATCTGAATAACTCTGCAAGGGTCAACAACAAAGTGAATGTCATGCTAATTTTTGTCATGAACTTGGTTACGTTCACCATATGTTTCTTGCCTTTGTCGATTGGTTTATTAAGATTTGGGACATCTACGATAACACCTTTAGTATGTCTTGCTACTGTGAACTGCTGTCTGGATCCACTGTTGTATTACTTCTCTCTGGATGCCTTCTGGAAGAAAAAAGAGGATACAGATCTTCCAAACGAACAGTAGATAAAGGACCTGCTATTTTcatgagttagatgagaagattgataccactcactCAGTAGTGCCCTGATATAAAACGAGAGCCTAGAGGCGTTTAAAGACAAGTTGGCACAGGTGGAAATTTCACACAGACACCGTTTTAAAAGAAAGTTATTTAAAAGAATTGTGTGTTGGCACAGTTCAGGCCATCACATTGATTAAGAGATTTTGTACAAAATCAATAAAGGTGGTACAGTAAAGCAAAATGTGTAAAGTGAGgagtaaaatgcatttttttatgtaaatatgtaacaatgtatgcaaaaataaactgtttcattgctttttatttttgctgcttttattgctttatttataactaagttagctagctagctagattTGGGGAAGTacagtgctccagggatgaagatttttttttaggcttACCAGGAAGTTAGTAttaccctggttccctcgacaaaaagctaATGGgacattgggttttggattgttgcagaaaataagctctctggcaaacacacatttagaatatttacacgttttgttcagtagataatcttcacaaatgaacaccatttatatcatttttgaagtgtaaaaagctaacatcaggctataaacaaactacaccacggtcgcatttGCGACTTtgcctcgtaatattacgacttttattctcgtaaagttatgactttattctcgtaatattacgactttttttctcgtaaagttatgactttatttttgtaattttacgactttttttctcgtaaagttatgactttattctcgtaattttacgacttttttctcataatattacgactttttcccgtaaagttatgactttattctcgtaatattacgacttttttctcataatattacgactttttcccgtaaagttatgactttattctcgtaattttacgacttttttctcataatattacgactttttcccgtaaagttatgactttattctcataatattacgacttttttctcgtaatattatgtatttttctcgtaaagttatgacttttttctcgtaatagtatgtatttttctcgtaaagttatgacttcattctcgtaaaaaaaaataaaaatgataaattaagccattttaggcaaaaaataaaaataaataatctgtctgaagccacaaaacatttgagcattgtgatgacaCAGTTTAAtagccctcctgttgtcttcgggtcaaattgacccaaagacaacaggagggttaaaacattttaacaaaataagtatttctGTGCTTAACTAGACAGAACTAATGAATGATTTAACAGTGTCGATAGTTTGAGTGGAATAAACTCTCTTATTGGAAGAaataattattcttattttttaattattattcatgaTATTTATGCTTATctttcatatttataaatgatcaaAGGAGCCAGACTGAGGTCGTTAAAGGGCCGGATTCAGCCCACCCCCCCTGGTCTAGCACATAACACCGTAAAAACCATAACATTGTaattctttttacattttgatttctATATCAATAATATAGCGTGTTAATCAGTGAACTTGAGAGATGTTGGTATGCAGATTATGAACAGAGCCATGCAAGCTGtgtccccctgtttccagtctttatgcttcAAGCtgagcaaataagtgtatttacCAAGATAGATACCTAGATTACCTCATGTGCAGACTTGAAATGATCCAAAAGTAATCGTTGCAAATGCAATTAGCCATTGAGGATCGGCAAAGTCTGCACTGACTGGATATCCTCTGACATTAACCTAATATTACACAATACCCGGTCAAATGAGGCCACTGATGGAACATGATGTGCTTTTCTGGTTAAAACCCACACAGATATGaagagtggaaaaaaatgatgtaatCATTCTCACTTCCGTTGTGTAGCAGAAAGATGTGATGCAAGAGCTAGATGAAGATGATGACATTAGAAAACAAGTAGAATTAGCTACTTGATGCAACACTGTGGGAAAACCATTTCACAGCACACCAATAACAAAAGTATGTATGAGAGTAAATGGTAAGTAAATATGAGAACAAGCTTTGAAAGAATTAAAAAATCATGGTTAAATCATTTGTTGTAGAGGCCCAAACATGGACACACTGGTTTATTTGTCTTAAAATCTGGACAAATTAAaccaaaactattttttttttttataatttgggtaaaacacatacaaaaaattGCTGATTGATGATTATAATATATGTAGATGACTATTTAAGTGAGTTgttataattaaataatgacagaaacatttacaaagttgaaaagtgtgaaaaattaATTCTGACCACAATAATCTGGGTTTATTATAATTTGGGTAAAAACCCATTTAAGAAAATACTACATTATAATATGTGTAGCTGATGTGACGGCCCCTGCCTCACTACTGAGATGCCAGTGTGGATTTGGCCATTCATTCTTTCCCTGTGTCCTTGAAGGTATCACGGGAGAGGATGCCTGATGCAGAGCACCTGATGCTGGCGCGTCCTGAGTATAAAAGCCCCAATCAAGTGCTGCTCTGCCCTCTTTTCCTTCACCTGGACTCATCCCTGTCAGAACCTGCCGGGCTGCCTTTGTTTGGCTTTTCTTTAGTTTCcactcacaacacatcacacttcatcatgctcacacatccacatctacattactgatgttactgactgacacactccacatttgtagttatttctgtatatccttaatttatttgtaataaatatctttaatttacaATCAATCACTGCGTCCTTTCCCGTATTTGTCATGGCCTAGGAGCCGGGCTATGACAAATTGGGGGCTCGTCCAGCTTTTTTCCCGTTTGTGCCGCGACTTTTTGATAAGATCTGGTAAtgagtgtttttgtgcttttgggCACTTTGGTAATTAGTTGCGCTCTTTGTGACTTGTTTGGACCATTTGGGTCAGTTAAAACGGTAAAAACTGTCTGCAGCAGAAGTTTGATCTTGGCCTGTTCGTGTGTTTCAGAGGATTTGGCGTGCGTAAAGTTTGTTTGGAGCGCCCGTGGCGCGCGGCTTGTTCCTTTGTTACCTAGTACCTTGTGTGCGCGAATGTTGTTTTGAGGGAAAGGACAACGTATTTGGGATGCTTTACAGGGTGAATTTAATGACTTTTATAGGACTTTGGATTTGTAGTTGTTTCTTACCTGGATTTTGTGGAGAGAGGAGTTTGTTTCGCCGTCTTTGTTTGCGCTTAGATCAGCTGGTCCAGATGACACTTGCGAGTTGCTCTGTGCGTAATTGTTGCAAAGTGGTGCAGAGTTTTCCCTTGTAGGCTGTAGCGACGTTCCCTTTGGGTTCGTTGAGCTGATTTATTTGTAGTGCTGTGGCAAAAGTGGTTGAAGCTTCCATGCTTCACGGGAGCATATCCGTGGTTTCAGgggcttgctagcttgctagtCGCTCTGCTGGGCCAGCGGTCTTCAGTGCATAAATACCCACCGCAAGTAGCTGCATGAAGACTAGGGATGAGCTTAGTTAGCTGGGTTTTTCTTTAGATAGCGGGGAAACTCTAAACCGTGTTGAGGAGTATTCCTCTTTGAGCGCAGGAGTAGACATTGTGGTGTCTGCTTGGTGCGGTTGTGTGCGTAACGGTGGATTTGCTCAGTTGTCAGTTGGCTTTTTGACTTTGTAAATGTCTGAGATTGAGGCGTTCATTGCTGCTCCGTCTCTGGAGTCCCTGGATACCTGCACAAAAGAGCAGTTGCTCTTGATTGCCGAGCATTATTCAGTGGTTGTTGTAGGAGACAAGCGtatgaaagaaaatattaaagagtCTATAAAATCAAAATTAATCGAAATAGGAATTATGTCCGGAGATGAAGAGAAGTCTTCTCCAATTCCTTCTGCTATGTCCTTTCAGACTCAAGGACTAACTTTTGAGCAACAGAAGGAGATTTTGATGCTGCAGCTTGAAcatgacaaaatgaaacatgaatTGGAAATTAAAAAGCAAATCGAAGTAGAGCGAATCTGTCAGCAATCAGAGGCAGAAAGATTAAACATGGAGGGATATCGTTTGTCTATGATCAAAGATGGCGTGTTGTCTGGTGAGAATGAGGGCGGACAGGTGCCCAGGTCTTCTGTGAATCGTTTTGATGTGAATAACTTGCGCTTGTTACCAAAGTTTAATGAGAAAGATCCAGACACCTTTTTCTTGCTGTTCGAGCGTGTAGCTCAGGCTAGAAACTGGCCTGAGGCTGACTGTGCACTTCTGCTTCAGTGTGTCCTCTCAGGGAAAGCGCAGGAGGCTTATTCATCATTGAGCTCAAAGATTTACAAAATTGAGTGTGAAAACTTAATTCTTGTGTAAAATAATCTGAGTTCACACTTACAAGCTTTTTTCTGGCgctttcaactgcatctcaTTTAAATATCTCTTTGTAATTAATGTGCTCAACTCAACTAACTGATGCTGGAAACATGAGGAACTGGTGATGGCTGAATGTCCAGTTGGTGGCACTGCAGGCTCTCAACATGTAGCTGCAAatattacaatagtttataaaacaataatacaataaataataaataatctcaCATCTgctgcaacaaaacaaaacaaaaattataaTACAAAGAATTTAAATGATATCATGTATTGTGAAGATTACAAGGAATATTAAAGCATGGCTGCAGCATAATAATGTTGCTGGGTTATTTAGCCAAAGGTTTGAGGGTCTAAAAATGAATGAAGCATCAACAGATATCTCGTTATTGTCACTACTTTATTCACAGACAGATTTCATGATTTCATCGGCAGACAAAATATACAGATCAAGGTTGGTTTTGTTTGACTAACATACCATGTACAGTAATATGCTCCCTTTCAGTAGTATTGACTTTAGTCCAGTCTCTGACTCTGGACTAAGGCTTTAAACGTTGTTTTACAAAACATTCTaccagtgctgttttttttctcttatagATAAACACATGCAAGGGAAAACAAAGAcagtattttaaaaatgattcacaAAGGCATTGATGAAGAGTGAgcgaaaaaaaaacaggcaaagaGAAAAGCTGATGACAAACAAGAGCATCCAAAATAAAGATGTCTTCACCAGTTTAAATTATGAtggcattagggctgtcaaagttaacatgataataacatgttaacgccacttatttttttaatgcattaacttgtgatttttagattgtagagggctccgttttaaagctggcgtgaagatactggcatcatatgaaactaaaaaacctaaagaatccattggtaccaactatgtcctagcttgtcatgaaggaggttaaataatgctccaaacttgtgctaaattttggcgaggaaaaactgtcactgtcccttgacctctgacctcaagatatgtgaatgaaaatgggttctatgggtacgagtctcccctttacagacatgcccactttatgataattacatgcagtttgggggcaagtcatagtcaagtcagcatatGTGATGCttggagcatattttgtatgctaaatgcagtacctgtgagggtttcgggacaatatttatcattgttttgtgctgtaagttgatttccaataataaatatatacatacatttgcataaagcagcatatttgcccactttcatgttgataagagtattaaatacttgacaaatctccctttaaggtacattttgacagccctagatggAATACTTTACAAAAAAAGTGAATGCAAACTAACGCCCAACGCAACCTTCTCGAACTTCTAGGAAATGAAAAGCAGAAATGGGAAACGAGGAAGCAACAGGCAGGCAAGAAGATAAAGATGCAAAGCAAGCAACTAGTCATTAGCAGTTACATGTTTACATTACAGAGAACATGAGAGAAAATAAGATCATTATTGAAATCTATGGATAATGTTTGCTCAGAGATGCAAGGCTTCATGCTTTGCACAGATGATTGTGTTAGTAGACACAAAGTAACCTCCAGGgcaggagaaaaaacaaaagcacagtCTCCTTGACGACACATGGAGACGGTCATCTCCCCCAACGACAGTAACCGTCATACAAATCcccggaggaagaggagaggtcTTGAAATTATAATTCATTATTGGCTACAGGACTTTGCTACAAGGAAAATCCTGTGATAGAACCACCGGTTTAGTATTGCATCACACTTCAGGGTAAATATTACCTTAGGGAAATAGGAAAGAAACTAAACAATAGGCAGAAATAACAACATCAAACCAGAATCACAAGTAAAGTGCAACTCAGACGTGATCAGATCCACAGGAGGATGCTACAGTGGCTAGAGATGATGTGCCTTTGTGTGGGCGGGATGACACGGACGGCCGTCGTGTTTTTACTCTTCATCGCAGATAACAGTCTCCACCACAAATGTATTCTCGAAGTGACGGATGTGGTGGCAGTCCTTCGCCTCGCGCTTGTTGATGCCTGAGAAGGAAACGGAGTGAGGCACAGAGAGGGGACCGGTGATGTGACTTAATCTGATCACAACAGTCTAAAACTACAAAGTTGTTTCTATCCATTAAAACACAGACATCCATCATGTGACCTCTTAACATGTTTCCATTGATCCCTCCATTAACCTACAACTTACGTCTGCGGGTGACACGGCGGTTCAGGCGGAACGTGTCCTTCCCGTTGCACAGGCGGTAAATGAAGGGTCCCAGCTGACGCATGTTGTGCACTCTTCCAGACACCACCATCTCTTCATGGATGATGTAGGTCTGAGGCAAGTACGTTCCCTTCTGCAAGACACGCAGGTACAAGAACAACAAGCTCACTGGGATATGTTTTCCAACAGTAAACACTAAAGGGGGCCAAATAGTCCAAAAACAGACTCCATTGAgtgtctgcacacacagacacacataacTCGACAGTTATGTGACATTTGAGGTAACGAAGAGCTGGAGAGGCCAAAATGGAGGGAGCTATTATAACTCATTAGCCGTGTCGCACCATCCACTTATATTTAAGTCCCCCTCTGTCGGAATATAAAGTGCTCCACACAAGATTTTGTTACTAGTGCAGTGCACGTGTACATCACAAAGCCTCCAGCGCTGCCTATTTTGGATGAATTTCACTGTGCCGCTTTCTGCTGAGACCAGATTTTAGTTTTTGTAAAGTCAAATGTGAACATCTTAACCATTTCATAGTTCATTTGGATAAATAGGCTAAAAGTAGAGCCTTTCCTTTCTATGAATACCAGAGAAAATAACGCTCATGAAGACAATTAGCTGTCGAGTTGTTGAGATTGCAGTTGTTGTGTTACCTTCACGTTGATAAGGAGCTCCCAGAGGTTTCGCGGAGGCATCACGATGGTGGTGTTGAGCTCAATAACGTAGCACTTGTCCAGAGCAATGTCGTGGTAGGCGGTCAGTCCCTGGAAAATAAAGCAGTTTATCAAAGACAAACTCTAAAGACAAGCACTTAGGTATTTTTTgctaatgttgttttgtttttttgtatagcttcaaaaagccgctagcatggctgtagacatGATGCTATTTCTTAAGTTcgaaaaaagataaaatattaCAGGGTCAACCCAAAAATTCCATACAACATGAGACCCTTCCCCAAAATTAGACAGGCGTGTTAATTTTATTCATCATGATaaattttcattcatatttcaaAGCATGTTTAACCATCTCTTCCTATGCAaaactttaaattaattaatctgtatgtatgttttattttattaattttgtgatcctggctttttattttttatttatttatttatcttttatttttatttttttgttatttacattttttttgttaatcttACTACACAATTTTTAACCATCATTCCATTGTGTAAATATGTCATTATACATTATTTTGTCTAGGCAGCAGGGAGTGGGAGAAAGTGAAAATGCTCTATGTTATATATCTCTGAATAATgttctttttcttaaataaaaatactagcatggctgtagacagtagttttgttttacattaaatttttctttacatattccttttcttttgctgttatttgtgtaaaatgtaaaactatgaGTTACCTGTAGTAAAGATTTAACTgtgtactttgtgtgtgttctctatTCAAGTTGTATTatgtcaagtgtgtgtgtgtttgtcctcaCTCTGTGGAAGTCGTGGATTATATCAGCGGGGTCGCTGCCTCCGAAGTGAGGCACAGGCACAGTGATCTTCTCATAGTTGTCGGCCAAGTAGATGCCGACATTTTCCTCCAGCTCCTGACGCCCACGCAGCGGGGCATACACCGAGTCTTCATAAAACACCCCGCACTGGAACAGGTTCTCCTCTGGgatctgcacacaaacacacaaattaaCATCTGGATCAACGCGCCAGCTGGAACACTACATCTGTAGCGAGAATATCCTTCTGTTACAGCATGACTCGAATAAAAACACTCAGGACATCATTTCATTTAGGAATACAGTATTTGATGCAATCTGAGACTCATACAACACGTAGTAGAGTAGACTCAGGTCTTACATGAGGTATGAAGTAGTAGCGGTAGACGTAAATGGAGGCAAGGACCAGACCGGCCATGAACACGACCAGGCCAAACGTCAGGCAGCACAGCCCATTGAGGGGAGACTTCTTGGGCCGCAGCGGCAGGACCagctcatcctcatcctcatcctggaaaacacacaacacacacagatattaaaggagcagtgtgttacattttgggggatctattagcagaaatggaatataatattcataactatgttttcattagtgtataatcacctgaaactaagaatcgtgttttcgttaacttagaatgagtccttcatatctatatagagGGCGGgccctcttcacggagtccaccatgtttcagacaaaccaaacactggcgaGAGTCTTttacgtttttatgttacctgaaggccaccatagttctccgacacgcttgtgaaactgcggtaacgtgacgTACACTCTCGtagaatgcacctgattgttcgctggttttctgctcgcttTTGCGTTTGCGCTgaagggctggccctctgcggtccagccaaaaagggaggaatgagcggaggggtactcagttggttgcaatctgcaaccacaccactagatgccaccaaatcctccacactgtaccttttataCTTCAAAATGGGCACAGAAAAGCATTGCTTCAATCCAACTTTCAGCTTACTCATCTTCACCATGACGagcagctgatgatgatgacccAAATCAACTAAAATAGAAGCTCACATAAACGGCGACGCCGCATTTAAACCAGGAATTAGTAGCGCCGAGCCCGGCCAGAGGAAAGGATGACGGTGCGCCTGGTAATGAAAACTTGACTGACTGAGAGATGGTGAGTAATCTTCCCAGACGCCTCCAGTCTCGCAGCCCATCTGTTGGCAAGCGTGGCACTACAACACCAGATAGTAACCACTCACTGAGCGCTtccctttacaaaaaaaataatgactaaCAGAGGAGTGCTGTACTGCTGAGTGCTTGCGGCAGGTAAAATAATCTCCTTCGTGAAAGAACAATGGCTGCTATTCTTAGCTGGAGCTGTGAAGGATGATTGTGTGCATGCAGGGACACAGCTGTTTTAAGAAACTTCAAAGACAAATTATGacaatcctttaaaaaaaaaaaaaagagatgacaCCAAAAAGCTTTGTTTCTGCAGAACATGCTGTTCATGTAGGAACATTTATTTCAGCTCAGCAGCACGCTGTTCTTTGGAAACAGAGGGCACATAAGGACAACTGTgtatgtgcaaacacacacttcagtgAGACTCAGTTCTTTGTGTTCTCCCACCCCACTGAGAGACACATAGAGGCTCTTTCACACCAGTGGAGAGCGTGACACACCATGAGGCCTGTCCTGTCCATCTCCTGTTCATTACATTCAGATGATGGACACATTTTCAAAGTCACACATAGCCACTCCAGCTCtgcactttctttttttgttgcaatATTCACTTCATATGCATGTCATCTATATTCCATTATGGTTCATCATGTTCAGGGCTCAGTCATGTATGTTTGATAGGAGGATGCTGGGATGCTGCAAAGTTGAGGACTGCCTCATTTAGAGCTGTGAAAAAATAATCTTTCATGCGCTCCATCTGCCATTTTGTCTGTGCATTTTTGgcattttaccttttttttaagcTTAGGGGTTGCTTTTTCTTGTTAAATCAGAGGAAATGCATGCTATTTATATAAAGCAAACACCAATACAAATCCTTTGCATTGTTAAATTGCTTGTAATCCTCTAACAAAGAGCATGCATTTGCACATTCAATAAGTGGCGCAGCaatgacatgttttgttttgcagccaAATGGCGAAAGATGCTGTCAAAAAAAatccccctgctgctgctgctgctgctgctgctgctgttgtgcagGTGCAGGCTGCCCTGCAGAAACAACCATGCAGAGgagaaaacatgcacacatgcacacaatgcaTCACATTACATATCATATTAAAGACAATGACaggcattattattaataataacagaaataatAGGAGACTCACCATCGGATGAGGGATGAGGATCTCGGTCTTGTCGCCATcgttctcctctttctccactTTCTGTCCCGCCACAGACTGGAAGCTGATCTTCACCATGTCTCAGTGTGGTGGTCTGTCTGcaggtctctgtctgtgttatctgctgctgctggtccacCTTCTCTGTCTGAAAACAAGAAGCCCTGCACCTCGTCGACGGGCCGTCCTCTTCTCACCGCtgggctgcttctctctctgtttttgtctctaTCAACCGGAAGTGtgctgtttccttttttttgtaatatctGCCCTTAAAGGACTAGTGCGGTGCTTTCTGCACAATTCACACAATTTTAGCAGCTATTCGCAGTTTAATTCTGCATGCACCCAATTCTTTATATTGATTTATTCTAGTCtaataaaacaatttaagaCTTAATATTCCTCCACTAACTAGTAGCTGGAAATTCACTGTAAATGTAGTCAAATATTTGATAGTGTTTACACAGTAATTCCACAGCAGCATACTGCTAAATCACAGTAATCTGATAGATGTTTACTGTGAAGTTAGTTAAATACAGCTGCTAAATCACAGTAATCTGATAGTAATCCGTTTACTGTCAAAgtcagtatgccaaaaaatgtcaaaagtcatagtatatgt encodes:
- the itm2ca gene encoding integral membrane protein 2Ca, with the protein product MVKISFQSVAGQKVEKEENDGDKTEILIPHPMDEDELVLPLRPKKSPLNGLCCLTFGLVVFMAGLVLASIYVYRYYFIPHIPEENLFQCGVFYEDSVYAPLRGRQELEENVGIYLADNYEKITVPVPHFGGSDPADIIHDFHRGLTAYHDIALDKCYVIELNTTIVMPPRNLWELLINVKKGTYLPQTYIIHEEMVVSGRVHNMRQLGPFIYRLCNGKDTFRLNRRVTRRRINKREAKDCHHIRHFENTFVVETVICDEE